DNA sequence from the Scophthalmus maximus strain ysfricsl-2021 chromosome 1, ASM2237912v1, whole genome shotgun sequence genome:
TTCCTTTTAACTTTATATTAGCTAGCTGTACCAACAGGAAATATTTccacatgtaaataaaaaaggagctACTGTAGTTGTCTAAGATCAAAATAAGAGTGTCTGTTCCTGCTCATGTGTGAAGTATGAATCCTACACTATACCACTCAACATATTAAATGTGGCTCGTAAATATCCTGAACATGAGTTCAAGAACACGTGGACTCTAAAATTACGGAAAACAaacagtccttttttttccagagtgaTAACAAGGGGCCGGGTGTTGTTGCCTCTCACCAGTGGAAAAATGATGCAACAATTTGTTTAGCAAAAAGTCATGAAAGTGcacaagaaaaaagacaaacacaagcatAAGTCTAAGTAGACGAATGTTTCACTTATAAGTCATCTCAGGTGCTTATCACCAGATGTTCCTCTTCCCTGACCTATCAAATCTGTTGGGTGGTTGGGGAGGGTGGAGGACACGTGGTAAGAAATACATAAAAGGCAGTGTCCAACACAGCTGAGACACAGGGACGTGGATCACGGTCGAGACAgccatgtttttgttcatcaGTTGTTTTGCCCTTGTGGCTTCTGCAATGGGTGAGTGACCGGTGGTTTGCCACCAGATGAAGCATTAATCTGTCAGAAAGTTGTTTGTGAACATGCAGTAGAAACTGAAGGTATTTCTCCATCTCTGACTGCTTGCACATCAGTAGGATTGcaataataacacacaaaacacatttggacACTTCCCGGTATAAAGGGTATATGCCACAGCTTGGGACAAGCATGTCATTTTTTCAATGGGCCTCAGGGTGTGGAGTGCCTACTATCAAGCCCCAAGTGAGCGGATACAACAGGATTGTAAATGGGGAGAATGCTGTGTCTGGGTCCTGGCCCTGGCAGGTTTCACTTCAGGTAACCTTAGTGATGGAAAAATTCACACTTACTCCCCACTGCAGTTTTGCTACTAGCTCAAAAGCATGTGTAATttagatggggaaaaaaatgtaataaggaaaaaatggtgaaaatgaatCTTCTGATTGTTAGGATGGCAGAGGATTCCACTTCTGCGGGGGATCCTTGATCAACCAGTACTGGGTtgccactgctgctcactgccgTGTGTCGTAAGTAACTTTGTGGTAGGTTTAGGGGGTTAAAAAATTTCCACGCTGCCATCTCTGAAATGACTCTTCTCTGTGGTATTCTACTCTACAGACCCAGAAGCCACCGTGTTATCCTTGGAGAACATGATCGTCAGTCCAACAATGAGCAAATTCAGGTCGTGTCCATTTCCAGGGTGAGCTACACAATAACACAGCAAAGCCTTTTATCCATTAATTTTGCCTGAATGAGTCATTTCCTGGGTACATGTGTACACTGCAAAGATATAAAATCACATTATAGCTATGATTTATGCTCACCTCTCCGTCCAGGCCATCACTCACCCTTACTACAACGCCCAGAACTTCAACAATGATATCACCCTTCTGAGGCTGTCCTCCCCAGTACAGATGACATCCCGTGTGTCCCCTGTGTGCCTGGcctcctccagcaccagcaTCCCATCTGGAACCAAATGTGTCACCAGTGGGTGGGGCAGGACGGGCCAAACCTGTGAGTGAATAAAATGCTTTCAAAGTCTCACATGCAGGGTACATAAACTCATGCATGTATGAGCATCTCCATTTCCACAATGGAAAAACATAAAGtgacaaatgtaaaaagatTAATTTGTGCAGCCAGCCTCATGTCCATTTCTTATCTGTTTTCAGCAACCCCCCGTTACCTCCAGCAGACTGCCCTGCCTCTGCTCAGCCCTGCTCAGTGCAGGCAGTACTGGGGTAATAACAGAATCTCTGATGCCATGATCTGTGCTGGTTCTTCTGGAGTGTCCTCCTGTCAGGTAACTATCCACTCAAAGCCTGAAATACACATTTGTAGGTGGGGAAAAGGTGAAAATTTCAAACAGAGCATTgttgataataatgattaaattgTTAGAAGCGAATATCAACAAACAATTCGCAAATTATTCCTCACTAATCAAAACTTTTTAATGATATACACACAATATCAAGATTGATAATGGATATTTCAGTATTCACAGACAGGTAGCCATAGATTTACCTTCCATGTTTGCTTTTGAAGgtcaattataaaaaaaatatacgtGTCATTTAAGGGTGACTCTGGTGGCCCCCTGGTTTGTGAGAACAGTGGAGTGTGGTCCCTTGTGGGTATCGTGTCCTGGGGTACCTCGAACTGCAACGTGCGCACCCCTGCCGTGTACGCCCGTGTGTCCTACCTGCGCAGGTGGATCGACCAGACGGTTGCTTCCAACTAACGCCATCATCCAACACGTcatccttcttctcctcactgtGATCAATGAGTGATTCttcacagcagcaacattaaCTTACACAAGCATGTTGCTATTGTTGCTGAGTGCTGCATGGTAGCAAAAGAAAACCACAACTCACTGCACAGAAAATataacttggaaaaaaaaaacaataactagtgctttgtggtttttttatgtggagaatgtgtgtgaatgtgtccaACTGAAGGGATCAAAAGAAGAATGCACGTTAAAGAGGCAAAAGACACCGCCCCAAGTTGTTGCAGGTGTTATTGTTTGGTCATTGTCATAAAGACGCTGGTAAGGACGCAGAGTCTGCTCCAGAGGAAGTTGTCGACAACACAACTTTGGAAataagagaggagaagaaagatgtATGTTCACTGaatcttcttcttcgttttctGTCTGACTTCCTCGTCAAGTCCTTCCTGATGGTCTATGGATAACCAGTGTCTCTCAGGAGTACCAGCAgcatttttggacatttcatgTGCAAGCTCAACAACGTTGTGACTGTAGTCAGTGTGTTTGCCAGCATCATTATTCTGTGGGTCCATCTGGGCTGTCTAACAAAACGTCCCGTATTGTGAAGATGATAAttcttcacttcctgtaaaCAGTGGATTGCATCACTTCTAAAATGAATAACAGAGCAGgaagaacataaaaaacaaggtaagcaagggttttttttttgtccaacctTTCAAAATTTCAGAGTTAGTTATCTGACTTCAGCACAGCTGATGGTGTCTTTCACATGTTGAATGTTCCTTCATCTTCCCTGCAAGGGGCTTATGCAGACTGATTAGTATAGATGTGAACAGATATGGAGTATGAAAATCTATGGTGTCGATGTGACAAGGCTCAAACTACATTAAGTCACTGCTTAATTTGAAATCCAATGTGCTATAACACAGAGCTGAGTTACTCAAATGCTGTGACATTACAACATAGAATATGTTTCTTAACTGAAACGTAAGAATacgaaataaaatgacaatgacatttaaaatttttGGGGCTTGTGGTCTGGCTCACAATTATAAATTTCAAAAGAATGAGTCATGTGAACATCAAATGTTAACTATATGCCACTCTCGAGGCCAAACTAAACTCTCTCAAGATGAAGCGCTTTTCGTTTATAGCTAGCCGTCTTTACCGCCTCATATGCAGAAACAAGGAAGCAAATCTGAAAGTGGAAGAGACCAAAATGGACTTTAATTTGTCTTGTTCATGTTGAGAAGTCACAAGTCGTTTTTTGTTGAACAACACTTTTACCAATGAgcaaataaattatttcatatatGCAAAACTtctatgaataaaaaacagtcCCATGTCACACTAGAAAACATTCCTGCACAAGAAATTGCAACAAACTTGAACAtccttgaggaaaaaaaaaatctgtaatgcATTGGACAAATGGTCCCTTTAAGGCTCCGGGTTCAGTTTATGTTTTCCTATGAGTCTGATCATTTTGAATAAATAGCAGGTGTATTCAGAAATCGAGTCAATTCTGACTGCATAGAGTCCATTCTGTGGTGGAGAGCTACGAGTAGTTAGCGATCATAGAGCTCCTTCATCTCTTTTAGGATCTTGATACTCTCGCTGTATCTTAATTGGTTCTTAGTAGAACACTCCTtccatctgaaaaaaaagagagaaaccaagACGTGTCAGTCAAAGACGTTCAAAGGCAATTTAGTCAAAATTCACAGTAGAACAACATAACCTAACTTCTTAACAGGAACAATTCTAGCATGTTGGTGTAATTCGTGATTGTCCTCTAAGTGTAAAAGagctttgttttgttgcatgttttaaaaaaaataaactatttctTTATAACAAAATCTCATATTGAGACCCCTTTTCCAGTTTCTAATTTGGAGAATGAACACCCTTATCCAATGTGCTCATTTTGTCATCCACTGTCATCCACATAGAACAAACGTGAGCATTGtttaaggtttttaaaaattcagcaAGCTTAGTTAGTATGGCTGGAAAGATGAATGACATGAAGTTTGTTCACAGTTATGTTGCAAGTGctgaaacacatgaaacaacaaatgTAGATTTTTGACATTAGACATTAATGGCTTGTTACTTCAAGCACAAAATAACAGAATTAATATCAATGAGTAAATAAATGCCCTCCAGGTGGACTGTGTGCAGAACACAGGTCaattaaaacaaagatgaaagacaaaatgtaCATGTCACAATGTGGGTCAAATGGCTTTTAACGACACACATACTTTTGCCTTATCTTCTTCCAACGTTCCATGTGGTCACATATGAGAGAGCCTGGTATAGGAGCTGAATCTGTTAACTGTAGAGAGGGAAATGTTCAGATTTGTTAGTTGtgttttgttccctttttttttgttctttctttttaaacttgaTGTGTGTTATCCGATATCACAAGGCAAGTTGAACACCATAAATAGCTTTCATGCACATGTTATACAGAACCTTGGTAACATTGGGTTTTTCAGTCTGTGGGATCCGGAGATTGATAGGTTCACCAGAGGTGCTGATTGGACAGGATGTTGGAGGAGGCAGTCTGACCACATTCTGACCTTTACCATTGATCATGTCAGTGACCTGGAAAAAGGAATACAGGGGAAAAGCCATTTACACTATTCCTGGTGTTATGGAGCCTAAAGACCATTGTATAATGCCATGTTTAGAAAGTATATTTTAGTTTCCTTCACAGTTTCAAAGACATTTAATCACAAATGATGATCATACCGGTGGTGTTTAGTTATGCACGTATACAGTGTTGGTTGTATTTGCAGGGATTCAATCCCCAAACACCAAACATAGTGATGGAACTTTGCGACGCTTAAGGCACTGAAGTTACACCTTAAATACGCAAAAGCAACCAGTATATGCTCAAACATCGCAGGGACTTTTTTCTCACAGGCTGAAGAGAGTTGTACACAGTTATAAGCCTTTTTGACAGCAAACATTTATAGTTGCCAAGGTAACACAGAGGCCCCGGTATGAAATCCACAAGGGCTCTGTTCAAGTCAAGAGTTTCAgctatttatttcattatttatatgtGTTCTGTAACAAAAGGCCAATGCAGAGTCAACTTAATGCACCAAAAACCCAAGCTGACCCCAGTCAGTGCCCTCTGTATCGCAGTAGACAGTGGCCTCGTTAGAGCCCAGTGTTACTACGGCACTGTCCatcccttttttatttgaaccatttacagtaaatgaaatcAGACCATGTATGAAAACATATACAGATGGATACAATTTAATTCCAAGTCAAATGCCCTGAGCTTTTAAAAATCAACCTGCTTGTATACATGTTGTAAGTTGCACAATATGATTAACTGTTCAGTGTCTGTCAGGTCGAGATGGGCTTCATTAAGATTTGAATTGTACTACTACTCTTATCAATGATGCTGATATCAATCAGGGACTTTAATGGTACTcttattgattctttttttattttgtaataacaaaataacaaaatgcaaCATATTTTAACTTTAAGTAAGAAATGCTGGACTTTTTCCTTGACAGTATTTTAAGTATATTTGAGTGATAAAATTGGAAACTGTGAATTTCTGAACGACAGTTCAGATGATGCTTATTTGATTTAGTTAACTCCAAGTGTGGGCTCCAAGCTTTAAGCATATAATACCAAATCCAACATAACTGTATGGcctcacctcttcctctacCATGCTGTGAGGGGGGCTTGGGGAAGCAGGTGGCTCTCGAACAGAGGGATTGTTTCTCATCCAGGCACGGCAGATGGGATACAGTGGGGTGCTGGTGTTGAACTGAGCCAGATCCACACTGCGATCAAACAGCTTGATAATGTAAGCATCTAGcaaataaagaaagacagaaaacagcaagaaaaataaaaaagtatgtaATTGTAGAATGAAGTAAAAAACGAATGTCACAGTATCTGAGGAACGAAAGGGGAAAATGTATCATATTCAGTATTTGTATGTAAGTTTACTTTGTTTATGCTGATTGCTCTCTGGTATGCCCTCATCCATCTCTTTCCGCTTCTTCCTACGGTGCTGTGGAAATCGAGCTGAAGGtctgaagaaaaatgtcaaaacaaggaTGGACACATTATGGCACGTCCTTGAAATTCACTAAAGTCACTGCTTCTATTTACAACcacaatgacaaaatgaatgttagctccattgaaaaataaatacacattcaataaaaaaacctttgaatgagaaaaataaatacacttgCCTTTTTCCAGCAGATGATGGAGACAAATCCCTGGTGAGAGCAAGTGGAAAACGGATGTTTATACTTTTCTGATGACATATTAAGTATTAAGTGACTTCAGAGCCCCAATCAAAGTTGATCATCCATTCCAAAACACTGTACAATACATATACAAATCGTCGATCCTTACTTGTTTAAAGAGTCTGCGGAAATTTTTCCAGCGTCACCCTCATTTTGCTCCctgttaaaaaatacaatgattttAAGTTTGTCTAGAGAGAAATCACAATGATACATTTCGGATATGATATACAACAACATCATGtaatatagaatataataatCATCTTTTTCTAACCTTTCATTCTCACTCTTCTCAACCAGTCCCTTTAACACAGCATCCAATCTGCTGCGTGCACCACTATCGACATCTGCGGGTGTAGCAATGAAAGTTGTTTACAAATATAGAAATGACCAACTACACCCAGGTTTTAGTGGGGTCGGGGGGGATCTCTCACCTGGCCGTTCAGTCTTGATCTTCACGTGATGCATAATCTCCGCCTCTACGATGTAGGAATTCCGCACGGtaactgagaagaagaaaaaacacaccgcTTGCAAATCCAGACGTTCACCGTCGGTAACCGGAATGCACGGAGTGTCTTAAGCGACGTATTGCCGGCGCTACTTAACGAGACCAACGTATGACAGTTGGACGAGACGATCGCCCGATGGTGTTGTCGTTGGCTAAGCTAGCTGCGGTTACGCGTTAGCAGTGACCATTGTTTCAACGTCAACGCAGGGCACGACCCCAACGTAATCTACGTATACCTGTGTGGCGGTTAATTAACTGG
Encoded proteins:
- the LOC118300596 gene encoding chymotrypsin-like protease CTRL-1 → MFLFISCFALVASAMGCGVPTIKPQVSGYNRIVNGENAVSGSWPWQVSLQDGRGFHFCGGSLINQYWVATAAHCRVSPRSHRVILGEHDRQSNNEQIQVVSISRAITHPYYNAQNFNNDITLLRLSSPVQMTSRVSPVCLASSSTSIPSGTKCVTSGWGRTGQTSTPRYLQQTALPLLSPAQCRQYWGNNRISDAMICAGSSGVSSCQGDSGGPLVCENSGVWSLVGIVSWGTSNCNVRTPAVYARVSYLRRWIDQTVASN
- the lin37 gene encoding protein lin-37 homolog → MHHVKIKTERPDVDSGARSRLDAVLKGLVEKSENEREQNEGDAGKISADSLNKDLSPSSAGKRPSARFPQHRRKKRKEMDEGIPESNQHKQNAYIIKLFDRSVDLAQFNTSTPLYPICRAWMRNNPSVREPPASPSPPHSMVEEEVTDMINGKGQNVVRLPPPTSCPISTSGEPINLRIPQTEKPNVTKLTDSAPIPGSLICDHMERWKKIRQKWKECSTKNQLRYSESIKILKEMKELYDR